The region CCTAAATCAAAACTGCATTTAGAAGGACATACAGATAATGTTGGCGATGACAACTCTAACATGGATCTTTCAAAAAGAAGATCAGAATCTGTTAAACGTTACCTTGGAACCAAAGGTGTAAGTGCAAACAGAATCACAACTGATGGTTTCGGAGAAACCAAACCGGTAGACACGAACGATACCGATGCTGGCAGACAGGCCAACAGACGTGTAGAGATGAACATTATGTACGAATAGTATTATACCCAAATAATATCTAAATTAAAAAAATCCGGTCAAATTGGCCGGATTTTTTAATTATAGATCATTAGTACTTTTAACTTTCGGCTTTGTGTTCAACTTTTCAAAATCTAGCAGCTAAGATCAATTTCATATCCTTATACTTCATATTAAATTTCTTAGCTATATAAGGATTGGTAAGGCTTCCTTTATAAGAATATACCCCTTTCATGAACCACTCTTTAGAATATATCAATTCCTCTGTCCCACCCTTTTTAGCAATCTGCAAAATAATGGGAGTAAATATATTGCTTAATGCGGTTGTCGCTGTTCTGGCGACTCTTGATGCAATATTGGGGACACAATAGTGTATTACATCATATTTTCTGAAGACAGGATTCTTATGACTTGTAACCCTGCTTGTTTCGAAGCAACCACCCTGATCAATACTTACATCGATAATCACTGAATTAGGCATCATTTCAGCAACCATATCTTCGGTTACTACACAAGGACTTCCCTCGTCAGATCTTAAAGAACCTATTACTACATCTGCTTCTCTCAATTCTTTTCTTAAAGTAATGGTGTCAATTGTAGAAGTATAAATCTGAAGTCCCAGATCATGCTTTAATCTCCTGAGTTTATAAACCTGGTTGTCAAAAATCTTTACTTCACATCCCAATCCGGCAGCAGCTCGGACTGCATATTCCGCTACAGTTCCAGCTCCAAGAATAACTACTTTTGTAGGCGGCACCCCTGTAATTCCCCCTAATATAACTCCCTTACCATTCTTGCTATTGAGATATTCAGCTGCAATAAGCATAACAGTACTGCCAGCTATTTCGCTCATTGCTCTTACCACTGGCATCCCTCCTACCTTATCTTCAATAAATTCAAAGCCAAGAGCAATTAACTTTTGCTTATTGATAGCCTGAACAAGTTCTGGTGTAAGCGTTGAAATCTGAAGTGCAGAAAACAAAGTACTTCCTGGCTTCATCATGCTTATTTCCTGAATGGTTGGCGGTTCAATCTTTAGAACAATATTAGACTGAAATACTTCCTGTGAAGAATAGGCTATTTTAGCGCCAGCGTCACTGTATTCTTTATCTGAATATTTTGCAGATATACCAGCACCGGTTTCGACAACCACATCATGGCCATTATTAACCAACAATGCTACCGCCTCCGGAGTGAGACAGACCCTATTTTCCAGATCCTGTATCTCTTTAGGAATACCAATATTAAGACGGGTTGTACCTTCAGGAATTTTCAATAGTGCTTCCTGAGGATATAAGGCATGTTCTTTTGCCAGAGCTTCAATACCCGATTTTAAGCTGCTTTTCATGTTTTAGAAAGATGAAAAATTCTTTGTTGATTATTATCTACTTTTAGAGAAATTCTTAAATGATGAGGAGGAATAAGAGATTCTATTTTTGAAGGCCACTCAATAAGACATATATTTCCTGAAGAAAAATACTCTTCACTCCCTATATCAAGAGCCTCAGTCTCGCTTTTTAGTCTGTAAAAATCAAAGTGGTAAATGCTGTTGCTGTTAGTTCCTAGATATTCATTTACCAGAGCAAACGTAGGACTACTGACATTTTCAGAAACACCCAGTCCTTTGCATATTTCCTTGATCAAAGTTGTCTTTCCTGCTCCAATCTCACCTTCAAACAGCCATACCTTTTCCGATCCGGCAAATTTTATTATTTCCCCTGCTACTTGTTTGAGTTCGGAAAGGTCCTTGCTCAGTAATATTTTAAAAGGTTGTGTACTTTCTCCCATGAATTGATTGAAAGAAGAATGGTCTGGTTGTAAATTTACAAAAATTTATCAACCAGTCAATCCATTTACTCTCCCAATAAACCTTACTTTGGAGACAAGGTTATAAATGGAATAATCATTTCTTCCAGAGAAACACCTCCATGCTGGAAAGTATCTTTGTAAAAATTGACGTAGTAATTATAGTTATTCGGGTAAGCAAAGAAGTAATCTTCAATCGTAAATACATAAGCTGTAGAAACATTTCTTTTGGGAAGAAACATACGCTCTGGCTTTCTGCAGACATATACATCCTTTTCATCAAAGCCCAGGTTTTTCCCCTGCTTATATCTCAAGTTAGTATTTGTACTTTTATCTCCGATTATTTTAAATGGCTTTTTTACTCTTATAGTGCCATGATCAGTAGTAATGATCACTCTGCCTTTTTTCTCAGCAATCCTTTTTAATGCTTCAAGCAGCGGTGAATGCTGAAACCATGAATTAGTCAAAGATCTGTATGCTGATTCATCAGGTGCAAGCTCTCTCACCATTGCCATATCCGTTCGGGCATGTGAAAGCATATCGACAAAATTGTAGACAATCACAT is a window of Sporocytophaga myxococcoides DSM 11118 DNA encoding:
- the tsaE gene encoding tRNA (adenosine(37)-N6)-threonylcarbamoyltransferase complex ATPase subunit type 1 TsaE — translated: MGESTQPFKILLSKDLSELKQVAGEIIKFAGSEKVWLFEGEIGAGKTTLIKEICKGLGVSENVSSPTFALVNEYLGTNSNSIYHFDFYRLKSETEALDIGSEEYFSSGNICLIEWPSKIESLIPPHHLRISLKVDNNQQRIFHLSKT
- a CDS encoding alanine dehydrogenase, with protein sequence MKSSLKSGIEALAKEHALYPQEALLKIPEGTTRLNIGIPKEIQDLENRVCLTPEAVALLVNNGHDVVVETGAGISAKYSDKEYSDAGAKIAYSSQEVFQSNIVLKIEPPTIQEISMMKPGSTLFSALQISTLTPELVQAINKQKLIALGFEFIEDKVGGMPVVRAMSEIAGSTVMLIAAEYLNSKNGKGVILGGITGVPPTKVVILGAGTVAEYAVRAAAGLGCEVKIFDNQVYKLRRLKHDLGLQIYTSTIDTITLRKELREADVVIGSLRSDEGSPCVVTEDMVAEMMPNSVIIDVSIDQGGCFETSRVTSHKNPVFRKYDVIHYCVPNIASRVARTATTALSNIFTPIILQIAKKGGTEELIYSKEWFMKGVYSYKGSLTNPYIAKKFNMKYKDMKLILAARF